Proteins found in one Alphaproteobacteria bacterium genomic segment:
- a CDS encoding UDP-N-acetylmuramoyl-L-alanyl-D-glutamate--2,6-diaminopimelate ligase, which translates to MRLINLLPDSLSPATGKADLEITRIVSDSRQVVPGALYVAINGEQVDGRDFIPQALSKGASAILAQPKEGLSQSSEIIFTSEDPRKILSQIAANFYGKQPKHCAAVTGTNGKTSVASFVQQLWQSLDYSCASLGTIGLQTSLPLPPDLSKSTLTTPDTISLHEIVQKLGNIGIDHLIFEASSHGLKQYRTDGLALEVAAFTNISRDHLDYHATFEDYFVSKSRLFAECLPKGKTAVLNADIPEFETLKELCEQSGHKVLTYGKQGKEFRILDLQPSDNTLAIRCEILSKTHEIILPFIGEFQAMNLMCALAILYGTHQDQVLLEKAIQSIKHLKAPIGRLEFVGHTEKGSKVYVDFAHTPEALEMLLKTLRPHTDGKLAVVFGCGGDRDPGKRPLMGSVAQLCADRVIVTDDNPRTENPEKIRQQIIEKCPKALDIGDRAEAIYEAIQGLEQKDTLVIAGKGHEKGQIVMDKILPFEDQLVAQKAIRESA; encoded by the coding sequence ATGCGTCTTATTAATCTCTTGCCAGATTCTCTTTCTCCCGCTACTGGGAAGGCAGATCTTGAAATCACACGTATCGTTTCAGACTCTCGCCAAGTGGTGCCTGGAGCCCTTTACGTTGCCATCAATGGAGAACAAGTTGATGGCCGAGACTTTATTCCGCAAGCGCTGTCAAAGGGAGCTAGTGCTATTCTAGCGCAACCAAAAGAGGGACTTTCCCAATCATCAGAGATTATTTTTACCTCTGAGGACCCTCGAAAAATCCTCTCCCAGATTGCCGCGAATTTTTATGGAAAGCAGCCCAAACACTGTGCCGCTGTAACGGGTACCAATGGTAAAACTTCTGTTGCTTCGTTTGTACAGCAACTATGGCAATCCTTGGATTATAGCTGTGCAAGTCTGGGAACCATCGGTCTCCAAACCAGCCTTCCCCTCCCCCCTGATTTGTCAAAAAGCACTCTGACCACTCCAGATACAATTAGCCTCCACGAAATTGTCCAAAAGTTGGGTAATATAGGGATAGATCACCTTATTTTCGAGGCCTCTAGTCACGGTTTGAAACAGTACCGAACCGATGGCCTGGCGTTGGAAGTGGCCGCATTCACAAATATTAGCCGGGATCACTTGGACTATCACGCCACTTTCGAAGATTACTTTGTCTCTAAAAGCCGCCTCTTCGCGGAATGTCTTCCAAAAGGAAAGACTGCTGTTCTCAATGCAGACATCCCAGAATTCGAAACCCTCAAGGAACTATGTGAACAGAGTGGCCACAAAGTATTGACCTATGGAAAGCAGGGAAAAGAATTCCGAATTCTTGACCTACAACCTTCTGACAATACGCTTGCTATTCGGTGTGAGATTCTCTCAAAAACCCATGAGATCATCTTGCCTTTTATTGGAGAGTTCCAAGCCATGAATCTCATGTGCGCTCTTGCCATCTTGTATGGAACCCATCAGGATCAGGTCCTCCTTGAAAAAGCAATTCAATCTATCAAACATTTGAAGGCTCCCATCGGCCGACTTGAGTTTGTGGGGCATACTGAGAAGGGAAGCAAAGTATATGTAGATTTTGCCCATACACCCGAAGCCCTAGAGATGCTTTTGAAGACACTACGTCCCCATACCGATGGAAAACTTGCCGTGGTTTTTGGATGTGGTGGCGATCGTGATCCTGGGAAACGTCCTCTCATGGGGTCCGTTGCTCAACTTTGTGCAGATCGGGTTATTGTAACAGATGATAATCCTAGAACCGAGAATCCTGAGAAAATCCGTCAACAAATCATCGAAAAATGTCCCAAAGCCCTTGACATAGGAGACCGAGCTGAGGCCATCTATGAAGCGATTCAAGGACTTGAGCAGAAGGACACTTTGGTCATTGCTGGAAAAGGTCATGAGAAGGGCCAAATAGTGATGGATAAAATTCTTCCATTTGAAGATCAGCTTGTTGCTCAAAAAGCCATTAGAGAAAGTGCATAG